One segment of Arvicanthis niloticus isolate mArvNil1 chromosome 5, mArvNil1.pat.X, whole genome shotgun sequence DNA contains the following:
- the Ppie gene encoding peptidyl-prolyl cis-trans isomerase E isoform X1 encodes MATTKRVLYVGGLAEEVDDKVLHAAFIPFGDITDIQIPLDYETEKHRGFAFVEFELAEDAAAAIDNMNESELFGRTIRVNLAKPMRIKEGSSRPVWSDDDWLKKFSGKTLEENKEEEGPEPPKAEAQEGEPTAKKARSNPQVYMDIKIGNKPAGRIQMLLRSDVVPMTAENFRCLCTHEKGFGFKGSSFHRIIPQFMCQGGDFTNHNGTGGKSIYGKKFDDENFILKHTGPGLLSMANSGPNTNGSQFFLTCDKTDWLDGKHVVFGEITEGLDVLRQIEAQGSKDGKPKQKVIIADCGEYM; translated from the exons ATGGCCACTACCAAGCGTGTGCTGTACGTAG GTGGGCTGGCAGAAGAGGTGGACGACAAGGTTCTCCATGCCGCTTTTATCCCTTTCGGGGACATCACGGATATTCAGATTCCTTTGGATTATGAAACAG aAAAACACCGAGGATTTGCTTTTGTTGAGTTTGAGTTGGCAGAG GATGCCGCAGCAGCTATCGACAACATG AATGAATCTGAGCTCTTTGGACGGACGATTCGTGTCAATTTGGCCAAGCCAATGAGAATTAAAGAGGGCTCTTCCAGGCCAG TTTGGTCAGATGATGACTGGTTGAAGAAGTTTTCTGGGAAGACTCTTGAGGAGAATAAGGAAGAAGAAGGACCTGAGCCTCCCAAAGCTGAAGCCCAAGAG GGAGAGCCCACTGCAAAAAAAGCCCGGTCAAATCCTCAGGTGTACATGGACATCAAGATTGGGAACAAGCCAGCAGGCCGAATTCAGATGCTCCTACGGTCTGATGTTGTGCCCATGACAGCAG AGAACTTCCGTTGCCTGTGCACCCATGAAAAGGGCTTTGGCTTCAAGGGAAGCAGCTTCCACCGCATCATCCCCCAGTTCATGTGCCAGGGCGGTGACTTCACAAACCACAACGGCACGGGGGGCAAGTCCATCTACGGAAAGAAGTTCGATGATGAGAACTTCATCCTTAAACACACGGGACCAG GCCTCCTCTCCATGGCCAATTCTGGCCCGAACACCAATGGCTCCCAGTTCTTCTTGACCTGTGATAAAACAGATTGGCTGGATGGCAAGCATGTGGTATTTGGGGAGATCACGGAAGGCCTAGATGTCTTGCGGCAGATTGAG GCTCAGGGCAGCAAGGATGGGAAACCAAAGCAGAAGGTGATCATTGCTGACTGTGGAGAGTACATGTGA
- the Ppie gene encoding peptidyl-prolyl cis-trans isomerase E isoform X4 — protein sequence MNESELFGRTIRVNLAKPMRIKEGSSRPVWSDDDWLKKFSGKTLEENKEEEGPEPPKAEAQEGEPTAKKARSNPQVYMDIKIGNKPAGRIQMLLRSDVVPMTAENFRCLCTHEKGFGFKGSSFHRIIPQFMCQGGDFTNHNGTGGKSIYGKKFDDENFILKHTGPGLLSMANSGPNTNGSQFFLTCDKTDWLDGKHVVFGEITEGLDVLRQIEAQGSKDGKPKQKVIIADCGEYM from the exons ATG AATGAATCTGAGCTCTTTGGACGGACGATTCGTGTCAATTTGGCCAAGCCAATGAGAATTAAAGAGGGCTCTTCCAGGCCAG TTTGGTCAGATGATGACTGGTTGAAGAAGTTTTCTGGGAAGACTCTTGAGGAGAATAAGGAAGAAGAAGGACCTGAGCCTCCCAAAGCTGAAGCCCAAGAG GGAGAGCCCACTGCAAAAAAAGCCCGGTCAAATCCTCAGGTGTACATGGACATCAAGATTGGGAACAAGCCAGCAGGCCGAATTCAGATGCTCCTACGGTCTGATGTTGTGCCCATGACAGCAG AGAACTTCCGTTGCCTGTGCACCCATGAAAAGGGCTTTGGCTTCAAGGGAAGCAGCTTCCACCGCATCATCCCCCAGTTCATGTGCCAGGGCGGTGACTTCACAAACCACAACGGCACGGGGGGCAAGTCCATCTACGGAAAGAAGTTCGATGATGAGAACTTCATCCTTAAACACACGGGACCAG GCCTCCTCTCCATGGCCAATTCTGGCCCGAACACCAATGGCTCCCAGTTCTTCTTGACCTGTGATAAAACAGATTGGCTGGATGGCAAGCATGTGGTATTTGGGGAGATCACGGAAGGCCTAGATGTCTTGCGGCAGATTGAG GCTCAGGGCAGCAAGGATGGGAAACCAAAGCAGAAGGTGATCATTGCTGACTGTGGAGAGTACATGTGA
- the Ppie gene encoding peptidyl-prolyl cis-trans isomerase E isoform X2 yields MDAISKPILLSKNESELFGRTIRVNLAKPMRIKEGSSRPVWSDDDWLKKFSGKTLEENKEEEGPEPPKAEAQEGEPTAKKARSNPQVYMDIKIGNKPAGRIQMLLRSDVVPMTAENFRCLCTHEKGFGFKGSSFHRIIPQFMCQGGDFTNHNGTGGKSIYGKKFDDENFILKHTGPGLLSMANSGPNTNGSQFFLTCDKTDWLDGKHVVFGEITEGLDVLRQIEAQGSKDGKPKQKVIIADCGEYM; encoded by the exons ATGGATGCTATTTCAAAGCCGATCTTGCTTTCAAAG AATGAATCTGAGCTCTTTGGACGGACGATTCGTGTCAATTTGGCCAAGCCAATGAGAATTAAAGAGGGCTCTTCCAGGCCAG TTTGGTCAGATGATGACTGGTTGAAGAAGTTTTCTGGGAAGACTCTTGAGGAGAATAAGGAAGAAGAAGGACCTGAGCCTCCCAAAGCTGAAGCCCAAGAG GGAGAGCCCACTGCAAAAAAAGCCCGGTCAAATCCTCAGGTGTACATGGACATCAAGATTGGGAACAAGCCAGCAGGCCGAATTCAGATGCTCCTACGGTCTGATGTTGTGCCCATGACAGCAG AGAACTTCCGTTGCCTGTGCACCCATGAAAAGGGCTTTGGCTTCAAGGGAAGCAGCTTCCACCGCATCATCCCCCAGTTCATGTGCCAGGGCGGTGACTTCACAAACCACAACGGCACGGGGGGCAAGTCCATCTACGGAAAGAAGTTCGATGATGAGAACTTCATCCTTAAACACACGGGACCAG GCCTCCTCTCCATGGCCAATTCTGGCCCGAACACCAATGGCTCCCAGTTCTTCTTGACCTGTGATAAAACAGATTGGCTGGATGGCAAGCATGTGGTATTTGGGGAGATCACGGAAGGCCTAGATGTCTTGCGGCAGATTGAG GCTCAGGGCAGCAAGGATGGGAAACCAAAGCAGAAGGTGATCATTGCTGACTGTGGAGAGTACATGTGA
- the Ppie gene encoding peptidyl-prolyl cis-trans isomerase E isoform X3, which translates to MRIKEGSSRPVWSDDDWLKKFSGKTLEENKEEEGPEPPKAEAQEGEPTAKKARSNPQVYMDIKIGNKPAGRIQMLLRSDVVPMTAENFRCLCTHEKGFGFKGSSFHRIIPQFMCQGGDFTNHNGTGGKSIYGKKFDDENFILKHTGPGLLSMANSGPNTNGSQFFLTCDKTDWLDGKHVVFGEITEGLDVLRQIEAQGSKDGKPKQKVIIADCGEYM; encoded by the exons ATGAGAATTAAAGAGGGCTCTTCCAGGCCAG TTTGGTCAGATGATGACTGGTTGAAGAAGTTTTCTGGGAAGACTCTTGAGGAGAATAAGGAAGAAGAAGGACCTGAGCCTCCCAAAGCTGAAGCCCAAGAG GGAGAGCCCACTGCAAAAAAAGCCCGGTCAAATCCTCAGGTGTACATGGACATCAAGATTGGGAACAAGCCAGCAGGCCGAATTCAGATGCTCCTACGGTCTGATGTTGTGCCCATGACAGCAG AGAACTTCCGTTGCCTGTGCACCCATGAAAAGGGCTTTGGCTTCAAGGGAAGCAGCTTCCACCGCATCATCCCCCAGTTCATGTGCCAGGGCGGTGACTTCACAAACCACAACGGCACGGGGGGCAAGTCCATCTACGGAAAGAAGTTCGATGATGAGAACTTCATCCTTAAACACACGGGACCAG GCCTCCTCTCCATGGCCAATTCTGGCCCGAACACCAATGGCTCCCAGTTCTTCTTGACCTGTGATAAAACAGATTGGCTGGATGGCAAGCATGTGGTATTTGGGGAGATCACGGAAGGCCTAGATGTCTTGCGGCAGATTGAG GCTCAGGGCAGCAAGGATGGGAAACCAAAGCAGAAGGTGATCATTGCTGACTGTGGAGAGTACATGTGA